Part of the Catalinimonas alkaloidigena genome is shown below.
ACAATTTTACTTGGCTAAATAAGTCAGTTCGTAGAGCAATGTTTTGAAAACCCCACCAATGGCGAATTACTATGTGATGATAAAAATGAAGCACTAATTAAAATCTGGCTACCAGAAAACAATAAATATATTCTCGAGAGCACATTTCAGTTGTACTTCCCTACTGAAAAGCAATGACTGGATTAGTTGAAAAAGCTTGATAAATAGCGACAAATAAAATTTTTTGTTTAATTGCACATGTACTATTATTATTTGTTTTATACAAAGACTTCAATTTAATACCTAAACTTAATGTCGAACAACTACTTACCAAAAGAAGTATATGATAATCCAGGAAGGTATTGGGATTTTCTAACCGTCAGCGATGACAGGAGTTTTGAGGGGCAGCACTTTGATAGAAAAGAAGTTTGCAGAGCAGGATCAAATGGACAAGTAAGTAGAGGCGACCTTAAAAACTTTCGGAACAGTCAGATAGCTGAAACAATATCTGCATTTGCTAATGAAAACAAGGAAGGTGGATTGTTAGTATTGGGCATAGCTTCTGATGGAAGTGTACCGGGTTTAAATCATCTATCTGAGGAACAAGTAAATTCACTATGTAGCATAGACTATTTGGTGGGTCATAATTATCAAGCAAAAGTTCATAAACAAACAGTAGTAGGAAACGACGTAGAAATAGTTTTGATCTATACCTCCTGCTCCGTTAACACTATTTGCGCTACTGTAGGTCAGTCCCGCAAAGCTTTCCGAAGAGGTGGCATACAGAATTTGGAACTAAATGATCAAGACGTCGAAAGGCTAAAAAGAGAAAAAGGAATTGTAGATTATGAGAATACTAATTGCTCAAGGTTTAGCGAAGATGAAGTAGATCAAGGTGTTTACAGAGAATTTGTCAAAGGCTTTTTGAGTAATACTTCCTACGAATGGGCTACTATTGATTGTTTAAAGCGCGCTGGTGGCATTGATATCACCGGAGAATGGTTCACTAACGCTGGAAAATTGTTTTTCTCTCAGTTTCCGGGAAACAGTATCGCACACGCGTATATCCGATTGCTGCGTTTTGATAGTTCCTATGAAGAACGTGACAACCGCCCCACTCCCACATATGATAAAAAATTCAAGGGACCCTTAACAAAGCAAATCCGCGACTTCAGGACATTCATAAGCGAATCAGCTTTCTTCGAAACCTATCAGAAACGAAAAGAAGGTGGTGGATTTACCGACGAGCCGGAATACCCCCTTATCGCTATTGATGAGGCTGTTGTTAATGCTGTAGCGCATAGAGATTATGCTATCACTCGCCCTATCCAATGTGAAAAATATACAGATGCTTTCGTAGTAATCAATCCTGGTAATATTATTCAAGATCACAGCGTCCCTGATCATTTCTCTCTGGATGATACAAGGCTACAGCACTACAGCAGAAATCCTAAGATTATGGAATGGTTGGGTCAAATGAAGGATGTGCAGGGTAGAGCCTTTGTGTTAGCCTTACAAGAAGGAACCCGAAGGATGCGTGAAGAGACGGCTAAGCTTGGTTTACCCGCGCCTGAATACAAGACGACAGCCGTCGAAACTACATTGGTACTTAGAAACAATGCTTCGCTTCGTAAAGACGTACCAAATCTTAACGCAGCCGAAGGTTACCCTGAGTACACTAATCTGTATCGGCTAACCGGATTCTCTGATAATATTGAAGAAAACAGACAACGCCGTCGTGAGATATTATCAACTTTTAAAAATAAGCTAGCAGCCAACGGTTGGTTTATTGACAAAGACAGATATGGACTCCTAGTAGCACATAGAAAAGGATTATCTAACCCAGCACCTGATAAGGTATCAGAGATTGTTCGGTTGTTCCCAGCTTATTCTTTTCAAATTAGGCAATACTTCGGAAAGCAATATTTGATAGTAGACTATACAGTAGAACTACAAAGCGTAATCAATCTAGCTACGTGCCTCGAGTGCTTTTCAACGCAAGTTTTAAATGGTTATAGTTTAAGATGTATGGCTAACCTTCAAGGATGGTCTAAAGGCAAGATAACTACCGTTGAAAGCGAATACAGCGAAGTATTTGTCTTTAATACTGATTTGGTAGAGAAGATACCTAACAGTAAAATAATTCCAAGGTTACCTTTGGCACTTATTGAAAAGGTGTTGGAAAGGAAGAATGTCCGCTACGATTTAACCAAAGAAATTAAAAAAGCTTCTCTGATGCAGGGTAGAGATGCTTCAAGACTGCGGGCTGAGCGCACCCAAAATCTAGTTGATGATCTGCTACGAAATATTTTTCCACTTAGCTTTTCTAATCAAGCAATCTCTCTAGCAAGTACACCTCTGCTTATATCTTCTCGTGGCGATGGACTCCATCAATTGAAAGCAGATAGCCTAAAAGAGCCGCAAGTTGAATTTTCTAGACACCATGCTGAAGCAGATATAAGGCAAGGGATTACCGCTTTTGGCTCTTACGAGAACAATCCTAAAGATGTAGAGATCATCCCTCTGTGTAGCCGGGCTCTCACATCGCAGATGGAAGATTTGATTAGTAGACTAAGAAATGGAAAATTTAAATTCAAGGGAAGCGAAAGAACGTTCGGAACCAAATTTCTCTATAGTACCATCATCAATGCAG
Proteins encoded:
- a CDS encoding Piwi domain-containing protein — encoded protein: MSNNYLPKEVYDNPGRYWDFLTVSDDRSFEGQHFDRKEVCRAGSNGQVSRGDLKNFRNSQIAETISAFANENKEGGLLVLGIASDGSVPGLNHLSEEQVNSLCSIDYLVGHNYQAKVHKQTVVGNDVEIVLIYTSCSVNTICATVGQSRKAFRRGGIQNLELNDQDVERLKREKGIVDYENTNCSRFSEDEVDQGVYREFVKGFLSNTSYEWATIDCLKRAGGIDITGEWFTNAGKLFFSQFPGNSIAHAYIRLLRFDSSYEERDNRPTPTYDKKFKGPLTKQIRDFRTFISESAFFETYQKRKEGGGFTDEPEYPLIAIDEAVVNAVAHRDYAITRPIQCEKYTDAFVVINPGNIIQDHSVPDHFSLDDTRLQHYSRNPKIMEWLGQMKDVQGRAFVLALQEGTRRMREETAKLGLPAPEYKTTAVETTLVLRNNASLRKDVPNLNAAEGYPEYTNLYRLTGFSDNIEENRQRRREILSTFKNKLAANGWFIDKDRYGLLVAHRKGLSNPAPDKVSEIVRLFPAYSFQIRQYFGKQYLIVDYTVELQSVINLATCLECFSTQVLNGYSLRCMANLQGWSKGKITTVESEYSEVFVFNTDLVEKIPNSKIIPRLPLALIEKVLERKNVRYDLTKEIKKASLMQGRDASRLRAERTQNLVDDLLRNIFPLSFSNQAISLASTPLLISSRGDGLHQLKADSLKEPQVEFSRHHAEADIRQGITAFGSYENNPKDVEIIPLCSRALTSQMEDLISRLRNGKFKFKGSERTFGTKFLYSTIINADQEHLEKEVKRLLEQHPNWYGNTNLPRIFLVHCPNEGYAKDDENSPYYKVKRILFEAGIPCQMISSATLSNPDFKDLNLALNIVAKCGQTPWVLPESIPDCDFFVGLSYTQSSRAQNSRLMAFANVFNQYGRWEFYSGGSDAFSFEEKAKHYDQLVKTTLARLDLSEEPTVCFHYSAKFSKEDRKVILQAARSIRPRGNYVFVWINTDHKLRFYDSRAETNGSLARGRYVVGSSNQIYLSTSGHNPYRNALGTPKALEINVYSEDANGRVIEPDMRIFASHVLSLTKLNWASTDSWCAEPITTKYAGNIAYLTAAFLRQGGNFKLHSALERTPWFI